Proteins from a single region of Enoplosus armatus isolate fEnoArm2 chromosome 6, fEnoArm2.hap1, whole genome shotgun sequence:
- the LOC139286003 gene encoding E3 ubiquitin-protein ligase TRIM39-like isoform X3: MSAASCLLTEDQFLCSICLDVFTDPVAIPCGHNFCKTCITEHWNIDVQCQCPNCKKVFNSRPELQVNTFISEMAAQFRQSAQQKASSSSSEQQVSKPGEVPCDVCTGTKLKALKSCLVCLASYCETHLEPHLTMSGLKRHQLIDPVENLEGRICKKHDKLLELFCKTDQMCVCMFCTISDHKTHDVVPLKEEHEGMKAELEKTEVEIQQMIQKRRLKIQEIKCSVELSKKGQVKLINTIKEKQRKTEKQAKGFIKELEHEISKLKKRSTEVEQLSQSEDHLHLLQSFPSLNAAPPIKDWTEVSVHPPSYEGTVVRAVAQLKKTFSKQIKKLFVVELKRVQQYAVDVTLDPDTAHPELILSDDGKQVKHGDVKKNLPDSPERFDYCVNVLAKQSFSSGRLYYEVQVKGKTNWTLGVVRESINRKGQITLTPQNGYWTICLMNDNEYYAFADTAVRLSLKSKPEKVGVFVGHEEGLVSFYDVDAAALIYSFTGCCFTEKLYPLFSPSLNNDGKNSAPLIISTVPRLS, encoded by the exons ATGTCTGCTGCCAGCTGTCTGCTGACTGAAGATCAGTTTCTGTGCTCCATCTGTCTGGATGTGTTCACTGATCCAGTTGCAATACCATGCGGACACAACTTCTGTAAAACCTGCATCACTGAACACTGGAATATTGATGTCCAGTGTCAGTGTCCCAACTGTAAAAAGGTTTTCAACTCAAGACCTGAGCTGCAGGTCAATACTTTCATCTCGGAGATGGCTGCTCAGTTCAGACAGTCAGCTCAACagaaagccagcagcagcagctcagagcaaCAAGTGTCCAAACCAGGAGAAGTTCCCTGTGACGTCTGCACTGGAACCAAACTGAAGGCCCTGAAGTCCTGCCTGGTGTGTCTGGCCTCCTACTGTGAGACTCACCTGGAGCCTCATCTGACAATGTCAGGCCTGAAAAGACATCAGCTGATCGACCCTGTGGAGAACCTGGAAGGAAGGATCTGTAAGAAGCACGATAAACTGCTGGAGCTGTTCTGTAAGACCGACcagatgtgtgtctgcatgttctGCACCATTTCAGACCACAAGACACATGATGTTGTTCCTCTGAAAGAAGAACATGAAGGAATGAAGGCCGAGCTGGAGAAGACAGAGGTTGAAATTCAGCAGATGATCCAGAAGAGACGACTGAAGATTCAGGAGATCAAATGCTCAGTGGAGCTCAGTAAGAAAG GCCAGGTGAAGCTCATCAACACaatcaaagagaagcagagaaagacggagaaaCAGGCTAAAGGCTTCATCAAAGAATTAGAACACGAAATCTCTAAGCTTAAGAAGAGAAGCACTGAGGTGGAGCAGCTCTCACAGTCTGAagaccacctccacctcctccaaaGCTTTCCGTCCCTGAACGCTGCTCCACCCATCAAGGACTGGACAGAAGTCAGCGTCCATCCACCTTCATATGAGGGGACTGTGGTGAGAGCTGTGGCTCAGCTGAAGAAGACGTTCAGTAAACAGATAAAGAAGCTGTTTGTGGTCGAGTTGAAGAGGGTCCAGCAGTATGCAGTGGATGTGACACTTGACCCTGATACAGCACATCCTGAACTCATCCTGTCTGATGATGGAAAACAAGTTAAACATGGTGATGTAAAGAAGAATCTCCCAGACAGTCCAGAGAGATTTGATTATTGTGTTAATGTCTTAGCAAAGCAGAGTTTCTCTTCAGGAAGACTTTATTACGAGGTTCAAGTTAAAGGGAAGACAAATTGGACTTTAGGAGTGGTCAGAGAGTCGATCAACAGGAAGGGACAAATCACACTGACTCCTCAGAATGGTTACTGGACGATATGTTTGATGAATGACAATGAGTACTACGCTTTTGCTGACACTGcagtccgtctctctctgaagTCGAAGCCTGAGAAGGTCGGGGTGTTTGTGGGTCATGAGGAGGGTCTGGTCTCCTTTTATGACGTTGATGCTGCAGCTCTTATCTACTCCTTTACtggctgctgcttcactgaGAAACTCTACCCACTCTTCAGTCCCAGTCTTAACAATGATGGCAAAAACTCTGCCCCTCTGATCATCTCTACTGTCCCCAGACTGAGCTGA
- the LOC139286003 gene encoding E3 ubiquitin-protein ligase TRIM39-like isoform X2: protein MSAASCLLTEDQFLCSICLDVFTDPVAIPCGHNFCKTCITEHWNIDVQCQCPNCKKVFNSRPELQVNTFISEMAAHSSEQQVSKPGEVPCDVCTGTKLKALKSCLVCLASYCETHLEPHLTMSGLKRHQLIDPVENLEGRICKKHDKLLELFCKTDQMCVCMFCTISDHKTHDVVPLKEEHEGMKAELEKTEVEIQQMIQKRRLKIQEIKCSVELSKKGADKEIADGVQVFTALKESVERGQVKLINTIKEKQRKTEKQAKGFIKELEHEISKLKKRSTEVEQLSQSEDHLHLLQSFPSLNAAPPIKDWTEVSVHPPSYEGTVVRAVAQLKKTFSKQIKKLFVVELKRVQQYAVDVTLDPDTAHPELILSDDGKQVKHGDVKKNLPDSPERFDYCVNVLAKQSFSSGRLYYEVQVKGKTNWTLGVVRESINRKGQITLTPQNGYWTICLMNDNEYYAFADTAVRLSLKSKPEKVGVFVGHEEGLVSFYDVDAAALIYSFTGCCFTEKLYPLFSPSLNNDGKNSAPLIISTVPRLS, encoded by the exons ATGTCTGCTGCCAGCTGTCTGCTGACTGAAGATCAGTTTCTGTGCTCCATCTGTCTGGATGTGTTCACTGATCCAGTTGCAATACCATGCGGACACAACTTCTGTAAAACCTGCATCACTGAACACTGGAATATTGATGTCCAGTGTCAGTGTCCCAACTGTAAAAAGGTTTTCAACTCAAGACCTGAGCTGCAGGTCAATACTTTCATCTCGGAGATGGCTGCTCA cagctcagagcaaCAAGTGTCCAAACCAGGAGAAGTTCCCTGTGACGTCTGCACTGGAACCAAACTGAAGGCCCTGAAGTCCTGCCTGGTGTGTCTGGCCTCCTACTGTGAGACTCACCTGGAGCCTCATCTGACAATGTCAGGCCTGAAAAGACATCAGCTGATCGACCCTGTGGAGAACCTGGAAGGAAGGATCTGTAAGAAGCACGATAAACTGCTGGAGCTGTTCTGTAAGACCGACcagatgtgtgtctgcatgttctGCACCATTTCAGACCACAAGACACATGATGTTGTTCCTCTGAAAGAAGAACATGAAGGAATGAAGGCCGAGCTGGAGAAGACAGAGGTTGAAATTCAGCAGATGATCCAGAAGAGACGACTGAAGATTCAGGAGATCAAATGCTCAGTGGAGCTCAGTAAGAAAGGTGCAGACAAAGAGATAGCTGATGGTGTTCAGGTCTTCACCGCTCTGAAGGAGTCTGTTGAGAGAGGCCAGGTGAAGCTCATCAACACaatcaaagagaagcagagaaagacggagaaaCAGGCTAAAGGCTTCATCAAAGAATTAGAACACGAAATCTCTAAGCTTAAGAAGAGAAGCACTGAGGTGGAGCAGCTCTCACAGTCTGAagaccacctccacctcctccaaaGCTTTCCGTCCCTGAACGCTGCTCCACCCATCAAGGACTGGACAGAAGTCAGCGTCCATCCACCTTCATATGAGGGGACTGTGGTGAGAGCTGTGGCTCAGCTGAAGAAGACGTTCAGTAAACAGATAAAGAAGCTGTTTGTGGTCGAGTTGAAGAGGGTCCAGCAGTATGCAGTGGATGTGACACTTGACCCTGATACAGCACATCCTGAACTCATCCTGTCTGATGATGGAAAACAAGTTAAACATGGTGATGTAAAGAAGAATCTCCCAGACAGTCCAGAGAGATTTGATTATTGTGTTAATGTCTTAGCAAAGCAGAGTTTCTCTTCAGGAAGACTTTATTACGAGGTTCAAGTTAAAGGGAAGACAAATTGGACTTTAGGAGTGGTCAGAGAGTCGATCAACAGGAAGGGACAAATCACACTGACTCCTCAGAATGGTTACTGGACGATATGTTTGATGAATGACAATGAGTACTACGCTTTTGCTGACACTGcagtccgtctctctctgaagTCGAAGCCTGAGAAGGTCGGGGTGTTTGTGGGTCATGAGGAGGGTCTGGTCTCCTTTTATGACGTTGATGCTGCAGCTCTTATCTACTCCTTTACtggctgctgcttcactgaGAAACTCTACCCACTCTTCAGTCCCAGTCTTAACAATGATGGCAAAAACTCTGCCCCTCTGATCATCTCTACTGTCCCCAGACTGAGCTGA
- the LOC139286003 gene encoding E3 ubiquitin-protein ligase TRIM39-like isoform X4 — translation MSAASCLLTEDQFLCSICLDVFTDPVAIPCGHNFCKTCITEHWNIDVQCQCPNCKKVFNSRPELQVNTFISEMAAHSSEQQVSKPGEVPCDVCTGTKLKALKSCLVCLASYCETHLEPHLTMSGLKRHQLIDPVENLEGRICKKHDKLLELFCKTDQMCVCMFCTISDHKTHDVAELEKTEVEIQQMIQKRRLKIQEIKCSVELSKKGADKEIADGVQVFTALKESVERGQVKLINTIKEKQRKTEKQAKGFIKELEHEISKLKKRSTEVEQLSQSEDHLHLLQSFPSLNAAPPIKDWTEVSVHPPSYEGTVVRAVAQLKKTFSKQIKKLFVVELKRVQQYAVDVTLDPDTAHPELILSDDGKQVKHGDVKKNLPDSPERFDYCVNVLAKQSFSSGRLYYEVQVKGKTNWTLGVVRESINRKGQITLTPQNGYWTICLMNDNEYYAFADTAVRLSLKSKPEKVGVFVGHEEGLVSFYDVDAAALIYSFTGCCFTEKLYPLFSPSLNNDGKNSAPLIISTVPRLS, via the exons ATGTCTGCTGCCAGCTGTCTGCTGACTGAAGATCAGTTTCTGTGCTCCATCTGTCTGGATGTGTTCACTGATCCAGTTGCAATACCATGCGGACACAACTTCTGTAAAACCTGCATCACTGAACACTGGAATATTGATGTCCAGTGTCAGTGTCCCAACTGTAAAAAGGTTTTCAACTCAAGACCTGAGCTGCAGGTCAATACTTTCATCTCGGAGATGGCTGCTCA cagctcagagcaaCAAGTGTCCAAACCAGGAGAAGTTCCCTGTGACGTCTGCACTGGAACCAAACTGAAGGCCCTGAAGTCCTGCCTGGTGTGTCTGGCCTCCTACTGTGAGACTCACCTGGAGCCTCATCTGACAATGTCAGGCCTGAAAAGACATCAGCTGATCGACCCTGTGGAGAACCTGGAAGGAAGGATCTGTAAGAAGCACGATAAACTGCTGGAGCTGTTCTGTAAGACCGACcagatgtgtgtctgcatgttctGCACCATTTCAGACCACAAGACACATGATGTT GCCGAGCTGGAGAAGACAGAGGTTGAAATTCAGCAGATGATCCAGAAGAGACGACTGAAGATTCAGGAGATCAAATGCTCAGTGGAGCTCAGTAAGAAAGGTGCAGACAAAGAGATAGCTGATGGTGTTCAGGTCTTCACCGCTCTGAAGGAGTCTGTTGAGAGAGGCCAGGTGAAGCTCATCAACACaatcaaagagaagcagagaaagacggagaaaCAGGCTAAAGGCTTCATCAAAGAATTAGAACACGAAATCTCTAAGCTTAAGAAGAGAAGCACTGAGGTGGAGCAGCTCTCACAGTCTGAagaccacctccacctcctccaaaGCTTTCCGTCCCTGAACGCTGCTCCACCCATCAAGGACTGGACAGAAGTCAGCGTCCATCCACCTTCATATGAGGGGACTGTGGTGAGAGCTGTGGCTCAGCTGAAGAAGACGTTCAGTAAACAGATAAAGAAGCTGTTTGTGGTCGAGTTGAAGAGGGTCCAGCAGTATGCAGTGGATGTGACACTTGACCCTGATACAGCACATCCTGAACTCATCCTGTCTGATGATGGAAAACAAGTTAAACATGGTGATGTAAAGAAGAATCTCCCAGACAGTCCAGAGAGATTTGATTATTGTGTTAATGTCTTAGCAAAGCAGAGTTTCTCTTCAGGAAGACTTTATTACGAGGTTCAAGTTAAAGGGAAGACAAATTGGACTTTAGGAGTGGTCAGAGAGTCGATCAACAGGAAGGGACAAATCACACTGACTCCTCAGAATGGTTACTGGACGATATGTTTGATGAATGACAATGAGTACTACGCTTTTGCTGACACTGcagtccgtctctctctgaagTCGAAGCCTGAGAAGGTCGGGGTGTTTGTGGGTCATGAGGAGGGTCTGGTCTCCTTTTATGACGTTGATGCTGCAGCTCTTATCTACTCCTTTACtggctgctgcttcactgaGAAACTCTACCCACTCTTCAGTCCCAGTCTTAACAATGATGGCAAAAACTCTGCCCCTCTGATCATCTCTACTGTCCCCAGACTGAGCTGA
- the LOC139286003 gene encoding E3 ubiquitin-protein ligase TRIM39-like isoform X1: MSAASCLLTEDQFLCSICLDVFTDPVAIPCGHNFCKTCITEHWNIDVQCQCPNCKKVFNSRPELQVNTFISEMAAQFRQSAQQKASSSSSEQQVSKPGEVPCDVCTGTKLKALKSCLVCLASYCETHLEPHLTMSGLKRHQLIDPVENLEGRICKKHDKLLELFCKTDQMCVCMFCTISDHKTHDVVPLKEEHEGMKAELEKTEVEIQQMIQKRRLKIQEIKCSVELSKKGADKEIADGVQVFTALKESVERGQVKLINTIKEKQRKTEKQAKGFIKELEHEISKLKKRSTEVEQLSQSEDHLHLLQSFPSLNAAPPIKDWTEVSVHPPSYEGTVVRAVAQLKKTFSKQIKKLFVVELKRVQQYAVDVTLDPDTAHPELILSDDGKQVKHGDVKKNLPDSPERFDYCVNVLAKQSFSSGRLYYEVQVKGKTNWTLGVVRESINRKGQITLTPQNGYWTICLMNDNEYYAFADTAVRLSLKSKPEKVGVFVGHEEGLVSFYDVDAAALIYSFTGCCFTEKLYPLFSPSLNNDGKNSAPLIISTVPRLS; encoded by the coding sequence ATGTCTGCTGCCAGCTGTCTGCTGACTGAAGATCAGTTTCTGTGCTCCATCTGTCTGGATGTGTTCACTGATCCAGTTGCAATACCATGCGGACACAACTTCTGTAAAACCTGCATCACTGAACACTGGAATATTGATGTCCAGTGTCAGTGTCCCAACTGTAAAAAGGTTTTCAACTCAAGACCTGAGCTGCAGGTCAATACTTTCATCTCGGAGATGGCTGCTCAGTTCAGACAGTCAGCTCAACagaaagccagcagcagcagctcagagcaaCAAGTGTCCAAACCAGGAGAAGTTCCCTGTGACGTCTGCACTGGAACCAAACTGAAGGCCCTGAAGTCCTGCCTGGTGTGTCTGGCCTCCTACTGTGAGACTCACCTGGAGCCTCATCTGACAATGTCAGGCCTGAAAAGACATCAGCTGATCGACCCTGTGGAGAACCTGGAAGGAAGGATCTGTAAGAAGCACGATAAACTGCTGGAGCTGTTCTGTAAGACCGACcagatgtgtgtctgcatgttctGCACCATTTCAGACCACAAGACACATGATGTTGTTCCTCTGAAAGAAGAACATGAAGGAATGAAGGCCGAGCTGGAGAAGACAGAGGTTGAAATTCAGCAGATGATCCAGAAGAGACGACTGAAGATTCAGGAGATCAAATGCTCAGTGGAGCTCAGTAAGAAAGGTGCAGACAAAGAGATAGCTGATGGTGTTCAGGTCTTCACCGCTCTGAAGGAGTCTGTTGAGAGAGGCCAGGTGAAGCTCATCAACACaatcaaagagaagcagagaaagacggagaaaCAGGCTAAAGGCTTCATCAAAGAATTAGAACACGAAATCTCTAAGCTTAAGAAGAGAAGCACTGAGGTGGAGCAGCTCTCACAGTCTGAagaccacctccacctcctccaaaGCTTTCCGTCCCTGAACGCTGCTCCACCCATCAAGGACTGGACAGAAGTCAGCGTCCATCCACCTTCATATGAGGGGACTGTGGTGAGAGCTGTGGCTCAGCTGAAGAAGACGTTCAGTAAACAGATAAAGAAGCTGTTTGTGGTCGAGTTGAAGAGGGTCCAGCAGTATGCAGTGGATGTGACACTTGACCCTGATACAGCACATCCTGAACTCATCCTGTCTGATGATGGAAAACAAGTTAAACATGGTGATGTAAAGAAGAATCTCCCAGACAGTCCAGAGAGATTTGATTATTGTGTTAATGTCTTAGCAAAGCAGAGTTTCTCTTCAGGAAGACTTTATTACGAGGTTCAAGTTAAAGGGAAGACAAATTGGACTTTAGGAGTGGTCAGAGAGTCGATCAACAGGAAGGGACAAATCACACTGACTCCTCAGAATGGTTACTGGACGATATGTTTGATGAATGACAATGAGTACTACGCTTTTGCTGACACTGcagtccgtctctctctgaagTCGAAGCCTGAGAAGGTCGGGGTGTTTGTGGGTCATGAGGAGGGTCTGGTCTCCTTTTATGACGTTGATGCTGCAGCTCTTATCTACTCCTTTACtggctgctgcttcactgaGAAACTCTACCCACTCTTCAGTCCCAGTCTTAACAATGATGGCAAAAACTCTGCCCCTCTGATCATCTCTACTGTCCCCAGACTGAGCTGA
- the LOC139286003 gene encoding E3 ubiquitin-protein ligase TRIM39-like isoform X5: MSAASCLLTEDQFLCSICLDVFTDPVAIPCGHNFCKTCITEHWNIDVQCQCPNCKKVFNSRPELQVNTFISEMAAQFRQSAQQKASSSSSEQQVSKPGEVPCDVCTGTKLKALKSCLVCLASYCETHLEPHLTMSGLKRHQLIDPVENLEGRICKKHDKLLELFCKTDQMCVCMFCTISDHKTHDVVPLKEEHEGMKAELEKTEVEIQQMIQKRRLKIQEIKCSVELKKQRKTEKQAKGFIKELEHEISKLKKRSTEVEQLSQSEDHLHLLQSFPSLNAAPPIKDWTEVSVHPPSYEGTVVRAVAQLKKTFSKQIKKLFVVELKRVQQYAVDVTLDPDTAHPELILSDDGKQVKHGDVKKNLPDSPERFDYCVNVLAKQSFSSGRLYYEVQVKGKTNWTLGVVRESINRKGQITLTPQNGYWTICLMNDNEYYAFADTAVRLSLKSKPEKVGVFVGHEEGLVSFYDVDAAALIYSFTGCCFTEKLYPLFSPSLNNDGKNSAPLIISTVPRLS; encoded by the exons ATGTCTGCTGCCAGCTGTCTGCTGACTGAAGATCAGTTTCTGTGCTCCATCTGTCTGGATGTGTTCACTGATCCAGTTGCAATACCATGCGGACACAACTTCTGTAAAACCTGCATCACTGAACACTGGAATATTGATGTCCAGTGTCAGTGTCCCAACTGTAAAAAGGTTTTCAACTCAAGACCTGAGCTGCAGGTCAATACTTTCATCTCGGAGATGGCTGCTCAGTTCAGACAGTCAGCTCAACagaaagccagcagcagcagctcagagcaaCAAGTGTCCAAACCAGGAGAAGTTCCCTGTGACGTCTGCACTGGAACCAAACTGAAGGCCCTGAAGTCCTGCCTGGTGTGTCTGGCCTCCTACTGTGAGACTCACCTGGAGCCTCATCTGACAATGTCAGGCCTGAAAAGACATCAGCTGATCGACCCTGTGGAGAACCTGGAAGGAAGGATCTGTAAGAAGCACGATAAACTGCTGGAGCTGTTCTGTAAGACCGACcagatgtgtgtctgcatgttctGCACCATTTCAGACCACAAGACACATGATGTTGTTCCTCTGAAAGAAGAACATGAAGGAATGAAGGCCGAGCTGGAGAAGACAGAGGTTGAAATTCAGCAGATGATCCAGAAGAGACGACTGAAGATTCAGGAGATCAAATGCTCAGTGGAGCTCA agaagcagagaaagacggagaaaCAGGCTAAAGGCTTCATCAAAGAATTAGAACACGAAATCTCTAAGCTTAAGAAGAGAAGCACTGAGGTGGAGCAGCTCTCACAGTCTGAagaccacctccacctcctccaaaGCTTTCCGTCCCTGAACGCTGCTCCACCCATCAAGGACTGGACAGAAGTCAGCGTCCATCCACCTTCATATGAGGGGACTGTGGTGAGAGCTGTGGCTCAGCTGAAGAAGACGTTCAGTAAACAGATAAAGAAGCTGTTTGTGGTCGAGTTGAAGAGGGTCCAGCAGTATGCAGTGGATGTGACACTTGACCCTGATACAGCACATCCTGAACTCATCCTGTCTGATGATGGAAAACAAGTTAAACATGGTGATGTAAAGAAGAATCTCCCAGACAGTCCAGAGAGATTTGATTATTGTGTTAATGTCTTAGCAAAGCAGAGTTTCTCTTCAGGAAGACTTTATTACGAGGTTCAAGTTAAAGGGAAGACAAATTGGACTTTAGGAGTGGTCAGAGAGTCGATCAACAGGAAGGGACAAATCACACTGACTCCTCAGAATGGTTACTGGACGATATGTTTGATGAATGACAATGAGTACTACGCTTTTGCTGACACTGcagtccgtctctctctgaagTCGAAGCCTGAGAAGGTCGGGGTGTTTGTGGGTCATGAGGAGGGTCTGGTCTCCTTTTATGACGTTGATGCTGCAGCTCTTATCTACTCCTTTACtggctgctgcttcactgaGAAACTCTACCCACTCTTCAGTCCCAGTCTTAACAATGATGGCAAAAACTCTGCCCCTCTGATCATCTCTACTGTCCCCAGACTGAGCTGA